One stretch of Caloenas nicobarica isolate bCalNic1 chromosome 2, bCalNic1.hap1, whole genome shotgun sequence DNA includes these proteins:
- the EPC1 gene encoding enhancer of polycomb homolog 1 isoform X1, with the protein MSKLSFRARALDASKPLPVFRCEDLPDLAEYASINRAVPQMPTGMEKEEESEHHLQRAISAQQVYGEKRDNMVIPVPEAESNIAYYESIYPGEFKMPKQLIHIQPFSLDAEQPDYDLDSEDEIFVNKLKKRMDISPLQFEEMIDRLEKGSGQQPVSLQEAKLLLKEDDELIREVYEYWIKKRKNCRGPSLIPAVKQEKRDGSSTNDPYVAFRRRTEKMQTRKNRKNDEASYEKMLKLRRDLSRAVTILEMIKRREKSKRELLHLTLEIMEKRYNLGDYSGEIVSEVMAQRQPIKPTYAIPIVPVTNSSPFKHQEAMELKEFKVKQDKPDVIRPKRKYEKKPKVLPSSAAGTPQQTSPAALPVFNAKDLNQYDFPSSDEEPLSQVLSGSSEAEEENDPDGPFAFRRKAGCQYYAPHLDQPGNWPWNSPKEGRLGDVRYRYCLTTLTVPQRCIGFARRRVGRGGRVLLDRAHSDYDNTFHQLDLEMFSSSQHSSISQFANTSETNTSDKSFSKDLSQILVNIKSCRWRHFRPRTPSLQDSDNDELSCRKLYRGVNRTGTAQPGTQTCSTSIQSKSSSGSAHFESETSLGLVHQILNHTDGSKSLQSSEFTAFTAEQYQQHQQQLALMQKQQLAQIHQQQANSNSSANTSQNLETNQQESGFRLNLHHSHSVKCLEGTLQGFVSKTLDSVSAQFAASALVTSEQLMGFKMKDDVVLGIGVNGILQASGVYKGLHLSSTTPTALVHTSSSSTAGSALLQPSNITQTSSSHSALSHQVTAANSATTQVLIGNNIRLTVPSSVATVNSITTLNARHIPRTLSAVPSSALKLAAATNCQVAKVPASSSVDAVPRENHETEKPALNNIADNTVAMEVT; encoded by the exons gaACATCATCTCCAGCGGGCTATCTCAGCACAACAAGTATATGGAGAGAAGAGGGATAACATGGTTATACCGGTTCCAGAAGCAGAAAGTAATATTGCATATTATGAATCTATATATCCCGGAGAATTTAAAATGCCAAAGCAGCTGATTCACATACAGC CTTTTAGTTTGGATGCTGAGCAGCCGGATTATGACTTGGATTCGGAAGATGAGATCTTTGTGAATAAGTTGAAGAAAAGAATGGACATCTCTCCTTTGCAATTTGAGGAGATGATAGACAGACTAGAAAAGGGCAGCGGTCAGCAG CCAGTCAGCCTGCAAGAGGCCAAGCTGTTGCTGAAGGAAGATGATGAATTGATCAGAGAAGTGTATGAGTACTGgattaaaaagaggaaaaattgtCGAGGGCCCTCTCTTATCCCAGCAGTGAAACAAGAGAAGCGAGATGGTTCCAGCACAAATGACCCGTATGTTGCTTTTAGAAGACGAACAGAAAAGATGCAGACACGAAAA AATCGAAAAAATGATGAAGCATCTTATGAGAAGATGCTTAAGCTGCGTCGAGATCTGAGTCGTGCAGTAACCATCCTGGAGATGataaagaggagggaaaaaagcaagagagagttGCTGCATTTAACACTGGAAATTATGGAGAAGAG GTATAATTTGGGTGACTACAGTGGAGAGATTGTGTCTGAGGTCATGGCACAGCGGCAGCCGATTAAACCTACCTATGCTATTCCCATCGTTCCTGTGACTAACAGCAGTCCCTTTAAACACCAAGAAGCTATGGAACTGAAAGAATTTAAAGTTAAA caaGATAAACCTGATGTTATTAGACCTAAAAGGAAGTATGAGAAGAAGCCAAAAGTCTTACCTTCATCTGCTGCTGGTACTCCTCAACAGACAAGTCCTGCTGCACTGCCAGTCTTTAACGCTAAAGATTTGAATCAGTATGATTTTCCTAGCTCGGATGAAGAACCTCTCTCCCAG gttttgtcTGGTTCTTCggaagcagaggaagagaatgATCCTGATGGTCCTTTCGCCTTCCGTAGGAAAGCAGGCTGTCAGTACTATGCT ccTCATTTAGACCAACCTGGCAACTGGCCATGGAATAGCCCTAAAGAGGGAAGATTAGGAGATGTGCGTTACAGATACTGCTTAACCACCCTCACTGTACCCCAGAGGTGTATTGGGTTCGCACGAAGACGGGTTGGCCGTGGTGGAAG gGTGCTACTAGACAGAGCGCATTCGGACTACGATAATACATTTCATCAGCTGgatttggaaatgttttcctcaTCACAACACTCTTCAATCAGTCAATTTGCCAATACCTCAGAAACAAATACCTCGGACAAATCTTTCTCGAAAGACCTCAGTCAGATACTAGTCAATATCAAATCATGTAGATGGCGGCATTTTAGGCCTCGGACACCATCCCTACAGGACAGTGACAATGACGAACTCTCCTGTAGGAAATTATACAGGGGTGTAAATCGAACAGGCACAGCACAACCCGGGACCCAGACATGCAGTACCTCTATACAAAGTAAAAGTAGCAGTGGTTCAGCACATTTTG AAAGTGAAACATCTTTGGGCCTGGTGCATCAAATACTAAATCACACTGATGGCTCTAAGTCTCTCCAATCTTCTGAATTCACTG CATTTACAGCCGAACAATACCAGCAACATCAACAGCAACTGGCACTaatgcagaaacagcagcttgCACAAATTCATCAACAGCAAGCAAATAGTAATTCCTCTGCCAACACATCACAG AACCTTGAAACTAACCAACAGGAAAGTGGCTTTCGCCTGAATCTACATCATAGCCATTCTGTAAAGTGTTTAGAAGGGACACTGCAG ggtTTTGTTTCCAAGACACTGGATTCTGTTAGTGCTCAATTTGCTGCTTCAGCTTTGGTTACATCAGAACAACTGATGGGATTCAAAATGAAGGATGATGTGGTGCTTGGAATTGGGGTGAATGGCATTCTTCAAGCCTCAG gaGTGTACAAGGGCTTACACCTCAGTAGTACTACACCTACAGCACTTGTCCATACAAGTTCATCATCAACAGCAGGTTCAGCCTTGTTACAGCCTTCAAATATAACACAGACTTCAAGTTCCCACAGTGCACTGAGTCACCAAGTAACTGCTGCCAATTCTGCAACAACTCAGGTTCTGATTGGGAACAACATTCGATTAACTGTACCCTCATCAGTTGCCACTGTAAACTCTATTACCACACTGAATGCACGACATATACCGAGGACTTTAAGTGCTGTTCCATCATCTGCCTTAAAGCTGGCTGCAGCAACAAATTGTCAGGTGGCCAAGGTTCCGGCTTCATCCTCTGTGGATGCAGTACCAAG GGAAAACCATGAAACAGAGAAGCCAGCACTGAACAATATAGCGGACAATACAGTAGCTATGGAGGTGACGTAG
- the EPC1 gene encoding enhancer of polycomb homolog 1 isoform X5, giving the protein MVIPVPEAESNIAYYESIYPGEFKMPKQLIHIQPFSLDAEQPDYDLDSEDEIFVNKLKKRMDISPLQFEEMIDRLEKGSGQQPVSLQEAKLLLKEDDELIREVYEYWIKKRKNCRGPSLIPAVKQEKRDGSSTNDPYVAFRRRTEKMQTRKNRKNDEASYEKMLKLRRDLSRAVTILEMIKRREKSKRELLHLTLEIMEKRYNLGDYSGEIVSEVMAQRQPIKPTYAIPIVPVTNSSPFKHQEAMELKEFKVKQDKPDVIRPKRKYEKKPKVLPSSAAGTPQQTSPAALPVFNAKDLNQYDFPSSDEEPLSQVLSGSSEAEEENDPDGPFAFRRKAGCQYYAPHLDQPGNWPWNSPKEGRLGDVRYRYCLTTLTVPQRCIGFARRRVGRGGRVLLDRAHSDYDNTFHQLDLEMFSSSQHSSISQFANTSETNTSDKSFSKDLSQILVNIKSCRWRHFRPRTPSLQDSDNDELSCRKLYRGVNRTGTAQPGTQTCSTSIQSKSSSGSAHFESETSLGLVHQILNHTDGSKSLQSSEFTAFTAEQYQQHQQQLALMQKQQLAQIHQQQANSNSSANTSQNLETNQQESGFRLNLHHSHSVKCLEGTLQGFVSKTLDSVSAQFAASALVTSEQLMGFKMKDDVVLGIGVNGILQASGVYKGLHLSSTTPTALVHTSSSSTAGSALLQPSNITQTSSSHSALSHQVTAANSATTQVLIGNNIRLTVPSSVATVNSITTLNARHIPRTLSAVPSSALKLAAATNCQVAKVPASSSVDAVPRENHETEKPALNNIADNTVAMEVT; this is encoded by the exons ATGGTTATACCGGTTCCAGAAGCAGAAAGTAATATTGCATATTATGAATCTATATATCCCGGAGAATTTAAAATGCCAAAGCAGCTGATTCACATACAGC CTTTTAGTTTGGATGCTGAGCAGCCGGATTATGACTTGGATTCGGAAGATGAGATCTTTGTGAATAAGTTGAAGAAAAGAATGGACATCTCTCCTTTGCAATTTGAGGAGATGATAGACAGACTAGAAAAGGGCAGCGGTCAGCAG CCAGTCAGCCTGCAAGAGGCCAAGCTGTTGCTGAAGGAAGATGATGAATTGATCAGAGAAGTGTATGAGTACTGgattaaaaagaggaaaaattgtCGAGGGCCCTCTCTTATCCCAGCAGTGAAACAAGAGAAGCGAGATGGTTCCAGCACAAATGACCCGTATGTTGCTTTTAGAAGACGAACAGAAAAGATGCAGACACGAAAA AATCGAAAAAATGATGAAGCATCTTATGAGAAGATGCTTAAGCTGCGTCGAGATCTGAGTCGTGCAGTAACCATCCTGGAGATGataaagaggagggaaaaaagcaagagagagttGCTGCATTTAACACTGGAAATTATGGAGAAGAG GTATAATTTGGGTGACTACAGTGGAGAGATTGTGTCTGAGGTCATGGCACAGCGGCAGCCGATTAAACCTACCTATGCTATTCCCATCGTTCCTGTGACTAACAGCAGTCCCTTTAAACACCAAGAAGCTATGGAACTGAAAGAATTTAAAGTTAAA caaGATAAACCTGATGTTATTAGACCTAAAAGGAAGTATGAGAAGAAGCCAAAAGTCTTACCTTCATCTGCTGCTGGTACTCCTCAACAGACAAGTCCTGCTGCACTGCCAGTCTTTAACGCTAAAGATTTGAATCAGTATGATTTTCCTAGCTCGGATGAAGAACCTCTCTCCCAG gttttgtcTGGTTCTTCggaagcagaggaagagaatgATCCTGATGGTCCTTTCGCCTTCCGTAGGAAAGCAGGCTGTCAGTACTATGCT ccTCATTTAGACCAACCTGGCAACTGGCCATGGAATAGCCCTAAAGAGGGAAGATTAGGAGATGTGCGTTACAGATACTGCTTAACCACCCTCACTGTACCCCAGAGGTGTATTGGGTTCGCACGAAGACGGGTTGGCCGTGGTGGAAG gGTGCTACTAGACAGAGCGCATTCGGACTACGATAATACATTTCATCAGCTGgatttggaaatgttttcctcaTCACAACACTCTTCAATCAGTCAATTTGCCAATACCTCAGAAACAAATACCTCGGACAAATCTTTCTCGAAAGACCTCAGTCAGATACTAGTCAATATCAAATCATGTAGATGGCGGCATTTTAGGCCTCGGACACCATCCCTACAGGACAGTGACAATGACGAACTCTCCTGTAGGAAATTATACAGGGGTGTAAATCGAACAGGCACAGCACAACCCGGGACCCAGACATGCAGTACCTCTATACAAAGTAAAAGTAGCAGTGGTTCAGCACATTTTG AAAGTGAAACATCTTTGGGCCTGGTGCATCAAATACTAAATCACACTGATGGCTCTAAGTCTCTCCAATCTTCTGAATTCACTG CATTTACAGCCGAACAATACCAGCAACATCAACAGCAACTGGCACTaatgcagaaacagcagcttgCACAAATTCATCAACAGCAAGCAAATAGTAATTCCTCTGCCAACACATCACAG AACCTTGAAACTAACCAACAGGAAAGTGGCTTTCGCCTGAATCTACATCATAGCCATTCTGTAAAGTGTTTAGAAGGGACACTGCAG ggtTTTGTTTCCAAGACACTGGATTCTGTTAGTGCTCAATTTGCTGCTTCAGCTTTGGTTACATCAGAACAACTGATGGGATTCAAAATGAAGGATGATGTGGTGCTTGGAATTGGGGTGAATGGCATTCTTCAAGCCTCAG gaGTGTACAAGGGCTTACACCTCAGTAGTACTACACCTACAGCACTTGTCCATACAAGTTCATCATCAACAGCAGGTTCAGCCTTGTTACAGCCTTCAAATATAACACAGACTTCAAGTTCCCACAGTGCACTGAGTCACCAAGTAACTGCTGCCAATTCTGCAACAACTCAGGTTCTGATTGGGAACAACATTCGATTAACTGTACCCTCATCAGTTGCCACTGTAAACTCTATTACCACACTGAATGCACGACATATACCGAGGACTTTAAGTGCTGTTCCATCATCTGCCTTAAAGCTGGCTGCAGCAACAAATTGTCAGGTGGCCAAGGTTCCGGCTTCATCCTCTGTGGATGCAGTACCAAG GGAAAACCATGAAACAGAGAAGCCAGCACTGAACAATATAGCGGACAATACAGTAGCTATGGAGGTGACGTAG